The following coding sequences are from one Arachis hypogaea cultivar Tifrunner chromosome 7, arahy.Tifrunner.gnm2.J5K5, whole genome shotgun sequence window:
- the LOC112702912 gene encoding DNA polymerase zeta processivity subunit isoform X1, whose product MQRKENETPQGQAASVLVEFLEVAITAVVFLKGVYPSGFLLPSLDSPSSMPFLFFFFFFLLLLLLLLLLLLLLLLLFDVGKGAFERRRYMNVVVQRARHPQLRYYIHATVSGLLPFLQKGMVDRVAVVFFNTDNVPLEKFIFKLTVNQSYGSSVEGVDLQISLRSFLAKLSVSESLTKKLPPDCRWEITGNFQLLPETGTSKEANFWIPTDTKQWEQPLFITPIRSMSSDPLCLQFYIEHPSLSESSVL is encoded by the exons ATGCAGCGCAAAGAGAACGAAACTCCACAAG GGCAAGCAGCTTCTGTTTTGGTTGAATTCTTGGAGGTGGCTATTACCGCTGTTGTGTTTCTTAAAGGCGTTTATCCTTCTGGTTTCTTGCTTCCTTCTTTGGATTCTCCCTCTTCCATgccctttcttttcttcttcttcttcttcttattattattattattattattattattattattattattattattattatttgatgttGGAAAAGGTGCATTTGAGAGGAGAAGGTATATGAATGTGGTGGTTCAAAGAGCACGCCACCCTCAACTTAGATATTACATACATGCTACTGTCTCAGGGCTTCTTCCCTTTTTACAAAAG GGCATGGTAGATAGAGTAGCTGTTGTTTTTTTCAACACTGACAATGTTCCATTGGAGAAATTCATATTCAAGCTCACAGTGAACCAGTCGTATGGTTCATCCGTGGAAGGGGTGGACCTTCAGATCTCTCTTAGATCATTCCTTGCCAAGCTGTCAGTCTCGGAATCGCTTACTAAGAAGCTTCCTCCAG ATTGCAGGTGGGAGATCACAGGCAACTTCCAATTGCTTCCGGAGAcaggcacaagcaaggaagctAACTTCTGGATCCCAACCGACACTAAGCAGTGGGAGCAGCCCCTTTTTATAACTCCTATCAGGTCAATGAGCAGCGACCCTTTGTGCTTGCAATTTTACATTGAGCATCCAAGTTTATCAGAATCATCAGTGCTTTGA
- the LOC112702912 gene encoding DNA polymerase zeta processivity subunit isoform X3: MQRKENETPQGQAASVLVEFLEVAITAVVFLKGVYPSGAFERRRYMNVVVQRARHPQLRYYIHATVSGLLPFLQKLTVNQSYGSSVEGVDLQISLRSFLAKLSVSESLTKKLPPDCRWEITGNFQLLPETGTSKEANFWIPTDTKQWEQPLFITPIRSMSSDPLCLQFYIEHPSLSESSVL, from the exons ATGCAGCGCAAAGAGAACGAAACTCCACAAG GGCAAGCAGCTTCTGTTTTGGTTGAATTCTTGGAGGTGGCTATTACCGCTGTTGTGTTTCTTAAAGGCGTTTATCCTTCTG GTGCATTTGAGAGGAGAAGGTATATGAATGTGGTGGTTCAAAGAGCACGCCACCCTCAACTTAGATATTACATACATGCTACTGTCTCAGGGCTTCTTCCCTTTTTACAAAAG CTCACAGTGAACCAGTCGTATGGTTCATCCGTGGAAGGGGTGGACCTTCAGATCTCTCTTAGATCATTCCTTGCCAAGCTGTCAGTCTCGGAATCGCTTACTAAGAAGCTTCCTCCAG ATTGCAGGTGGGAGATCACAGGCAACTTCCAATTGCTTCCGGAGAcaggcacaagcaaggaagctAACTTCTGGATCCCAACCGACACTAAGCAGTGGGAGCAGCCCCTTTTTATAACTCCTATCAGGTCAATGAGCAGCGACCCTTTGTGCTTGCAATTTTACATTGAGCATCCAAGTTTATCAGAATCATCAGTGCTTTGA
- the LOC112702912 gene encoding DNA polymerase zeta processivity subunit isoform X2 — translation MQRKENETPQGQAASVLVEFLEVAITAVVFLKGVYPSGAFERRRYMNVVVQRARHPQLRYYIHATVSGLLPFLQKGMVDRVAVVFFNTDNVPLEKFIFKLTVNQSYGSSVEGVDLQISLRSFLAKLSVSESLTKKLPPDCRWEITGNFQLLPETGTSKEANFWIPTDTKQWEQPLFITPIRSMSSDPLCLQFYIEHPSLSESSVL, via the exons ATGCAGCGCAAAGAGAACGAAACTCCACAAG GGCAAGCAGCTTCTGTTTTGGTTGAATTCTTGGAGGTGGCTATTACCGCTGTTGTGTTTCTTAAAGGCGTTTATCCTTCTG GTGCATTTGAGAGGAGAAGGTATATGAATGTGGTGGTTCAAAGAGCACGCCACCCTCAACTTAGATATTACATACATGCTACTGTCTCAGGGCTTCTTCCCTTTTTACAAAAG GGCATGGTAGATAGAGTAGCTGTTGTTTTTTTCAACACTGACAATGTTCCATTGGAGAAATTCATATTCAAGCTCACAGTGAACCAGTCGTATGGTTCATCCGTGGAAGGGGTGGACCTTCAGATCTCTCTTAGATCATTCCTTGCCAAGCTGTCAGTCTCGGAATCGCTTACTAAGAAGCTTCCTCCAG ATTGCAGGTGGGAGATCACAGGCAACTTCCAATTGCTTCCGGAGAcaggcacaagcaaggaagctAACTTCTGGATCCCAACCGACACTAAGCAGTGGGAGCAGCCCCTTTTTATAACTCCTATCAGGTCAATGAGCAGCGACCCTTTGTGCTTGCAATTTTACATTGAGCATCCAAGTTTATCAGAATCATCAGTGCTTTGA